The Tubulanus polymorphus chromosome 1, tnTubPoly1.2, whole genome shotgun sequence genome contains a region encoding:
- the LOC141901025 gene encoding GDP-D-glucose phosphorylase 1-like isoform X2, giving the protein MAVIDKFAYSSKDFLLSSVCDDHKNCNKTKLEVMLCDGWDEGMKQGYFRYELNDVQSRLIPGERKYIVQFNNKRFVERRKPQMITHLREPFQPDKFNFTKEQTLMMINVSPIEYGHVLLVPNIQQHLNQVLTEQAIKYGIELMLLTISREFRVGFNSLCAHASVNHLHLHGWYVQWQLPTETCKADRICEDCFELRDSLVRGFAFEVMDLNNIDNLSRKIFQITEYFSDNEVAHNMYLTRGDSFSDSSVHGIVRILLWPRQSVFEMKEENLFNIAVAELSGYLPIRDLDGFKNITEKEIDSAIEEASLSKEQFDSIKTDIIKLIGH; this is encoded by the exons ATGGCAGTAATTGACAAATTTGCGTATTCTAGCAAAGATTTTCTATTATCTAGCGTTTGTGATGATCACAAAAACTGTAATAAAACTAAG TTGGAAGTGATGTTGTGTGATGGATGGGATGAAGGTATGAAGCAAGGATACTTCAGATATGAGTTGAATGATGTGCAATCAAGACTCATTCCTGgggaaagaaaatatattgtTCAG TTTAATAACAAGCGGTTTGTGGAACGCCGTAAACCACAGATGATAACACATCTCCGAGAACCATTTcagccagataaattcaactTCACCAAG GAACAAACATTAATGATGATCAACGTGAGTCCAATAGAATATGGTCATGTTTTATTGGTACCTAATATACAACAGCATCTAAACCAG GTCCTCACTGAACAAGCTATTAAATATGGTATAGAACTGATGTTGTTAACTATCTCAAG AGAGTTTCGAGTTGGTTTTAACAGTCTTTGCGCTCACGCATCTGTTAATCATTTACATTTACATGGATGGTACGTACAGTGGCAGTTACCAACTGAGACCTGT AAAGCGGATAGAATATGCGAAGACTGTTTTGAATTGAGGGATAGTTTAGTTCGTGGTTTTGCTTTCGAAGTGATGGATCTCAATAACATAGACAATCTCAGCAG gaaaatatttcaaatcacgGAATATTTCAGCGATAATGAAGTCGCTCACAACATGTATCTAACTCGAGGTGATTCATTCTCTGATAGTTCAGTGCATGGTATAGTACGTATTCTTCTATGGCCTCGACAGTCAGTCTTCG agatgaaagaagaaaatctattcaatatTGCCGTCGCCGAGCTATCGGGCTATTTGCCTATAAGAG ATTTAGACGGATTTAAGAATATcacagaaaaagaaatcgatTCGGCAATAGAGGAAGCATCTTTAAGTAAAGAGCAATTCGATtctataaaaactgatattattaaGTTAATTGGACACTGA
- the LOC141901025 gene encoding GDP-D-glucose phosphorylase 1-like isoform X1 → MAVIDKFAYSSKDFLLSSVCDDHKNCNKTKLEVMLCDGWDEGMKQGYFRYELNDVQSRLIPGERKYIVQFNNKRFVERRKPQMITHLREPFQPDKFNFTKVKNTEILFQLTPHHSNDSIDINEEQTLMMINVSPIEYGHVLLVPNIQQHLNQVLTEQAIKYGIELMLLTISREFRVGFNSLCAHASVNHLHLHGWYVQWQLPTETCKADRICEDCFELRDSLVRGFAFEVMDLNNIDNLSRKIFQITEYFSDNEVAHNMYLTRGDSFSDSSVHGIVRILLWPRQSVFEMKEENLFNIAVAELSGYLPIRDLDGFKNITEKEIDSAIEEASLSKEQFDSIKTDIIKLIGH, encoded by the exons ATGGCAGTAATTGACAAATTTGCGTATTCTAGCAAAGATTTTCTATTATCTAGCGTTTGTGATGATCACAAAAACTGTAATAAAACTAAG TTGGAAGTGATGTTGTGTGATGGATGGGATGAAGGTATGAAGCAAGGATACTTCAGATATGAGTTGAATGATGTGCAATCAAGACTCATTCCTGgggaaagaaaatatattgtTCAG TTTAATAACAAGCGGTTTGTGGAACGCCGTAAACCACAGATGATAACACATCTCCGAGAACCATTTcagccagataaattcaactTCACCAAGGTGAAGAATAccgaaatattatttcaattgacACCTCATCATTCCAATGATTCTATAGATATTAATGAA GAACAAACATTAATGATGATCAACGTGAGTCCAATAGAATATGGTCATGTTTTATTGGTACCTAATATACAACAGCATCTAAACCAG GTCCTCACTGAACAAGCTATTAAATATGGTATAGAACTGATGTTGTTAACTATCTCAAG AGAGTTTCGAGTTGGTTTTAACAGTCTTTGCGCTCACGCATCTGTTAATCATTTACATTTACATGGATGGTACGTACAGTGGCAGTTACCAACTGAGACCTGT AAAGCGGATAGAATATGCGAAGACTGTTTTGAATTGAGGGATAGTTTAGTTCGTGGTTTTGCTTTCGAAGTGATGGATCTCAATAACATAGACAATCTCAGCAG gaaaatatttcaaatcacgGAATATTTCAGCGATAATGAAGTCGCTCACAACATGTATCTAACTCGAGGTGATTCATTCTCTGATAGTTCAGTGCATGGTATAGTACGTATTCTTCTATGGCCTCGACAGTCAGTCTTCG agatgaaagaagaaaatctattcaatatTGCCGTCGCCGAGCTATCGGGCTATTTGCCTATAAGAG ATTTAGACGGATTTAAGAATATcacagaaaaagaaatcgatTCGGCAATAGAGGAAGCATCTTTAAGTAAAGAGCAATTCGATtctataaaaactgatattattaaGTTAATTGGACACTGA
- the LOC141901007 gene encoding BRISC and BRCA1-A complex member 2-like: MKDMASVIHDQLAPCVKTLEKCGFIGVMKENPRILEIKSSTPTLTDYSCGDRFKIAVPYAKQLIAWEILFNCCCPNKPPDIIFGPDDRNFHLDLHECQSLLSYDSSDRFALRKFVVDVLKQYKEYHLSLARQSAHIRTEYTTLLDSGFKQEDIEIHVQQKKERFGNVNILVKLEIDLENIPPYLIRENPGENTAVLLITYQTPDSYKPSSQLFLSPRLQNILGSANSMKIPIIQSRTHLIEYISQLITLLKNKVNQVISYHEKRVEYVSAFLAHYERSVIEYDAEKYTSISFLFEWNDFFFIIHIEIALNFPLVKPTLTFQSVYHESNQQKPFSVTIEHYPYSPRWSGIEMAERLRSYILEYIAEFQKTSITGGLI, encoded by the exons ATGAAAGATATGGCCAGTGTAATTCACGATCAGTTAGCACCATGTGTAAAGACTCTAGAGAAATGCGGTTTTATTGGTGTTATGAAAGAAAATCCACGGATTTTAGAGATAAAATCGAG tacACCTACATTGACTGATTATTCTTGTGGtgatagatttaaaattgcTGTACCCTACGCTAAACAGTTAATTGCTT GGGAAATTCTATTCAATTGTTGCTGTCCCAATAAACCTCCGGATATTATATTTGGTCCCGATGATAGGAATTTCCATCTGGACTTACATGAATGCCAG AGTTTACTGTCGTATGATTCTTCAGATCGTTTCGCTTTACGGAAATTTGTCGTCGATGTGTTGAAACAGTATAAAGAGTATCATCTATCACTGGCTCGACAAAGTGCACATATCCGTACAGAATATACTACGTTACTAGACTCTGGTTTCAAACAGGAAGACATCGAAATTCACGTTCAACAGAAAAAAGAG AGATTCGGAAATGTGAACATATTGGTGAAGCTGGAAATCGATTTGGAAAATATCCCGCCTTATCTTATCAGG GAAAATCCCGGTGAAAACACGGCAGTTTTATTGATAACCTATCAAACCCCTGATAGTTATAAACCTTCATCGCAGTTGTTTCTGTCTCCACGGCTTCAAAA TATCCTCGGTAGtgcaaattcaatgaaaattcctATCATTCAAAGCCGTACTCATCTGATCGAGTATATATCACAGTTAATAACACTCCTCAAAAACAAG GTCAATCAAGTTATTAGTTATCATGAAAAACGGGTGGAATATGTGTCGGCTTTCCTGGCTCATTACGAAAG ATCTGTGATTGAATATGATGCCGAGAAATATACAAGCATctcatttctatttgaatggAATGATTTCTTCTTCATTATCCACA ttgaaattgCATTAAACTTTCCACTAGTGAAACCGACCCTGACGTTTCAATCAGTTTATCACGAGTCAAATCAGCAGAAGCCATTCAGCGTTACGATAGAGCATTATCCCTACAGTCCACGGTGGAGCGGTATTGAGATGGCTGAACGATTGAG gtCTTATATTTTGGAGTACATTGCAGAATTTCAGAAAACATCGATAACAGGAGGATTAATCTAA
- the LOC141900990 gene encoding transmembrane protein 62-like, with amino-acid sequence MAISIRYCIVITIILIICTFITYLCDEISVTQSSSGDPGRQAKTPPAPVPDDSYDNLFWFVQITDLHISRFNDPGKKMLLKDFCQKDLALINPDVTLVTGDMTHAKGADHLESGQYIDEWQDYNRIITESGILNKTVWLDIRGNHDVFNVPYLNSDLNYFKEFSQQGKKHLSSYHYTHKKKFGRYSFIGVDACPVPGPKRPFNFFGMVSANEFKSLTNYKLAADASNVTIWFGHYPTSTIHSPAPGIRHLMRDSSAYLCGHLHTLGDLVMNMYAKQKSGNLELELGDWKDNRMFRLLVIDHDLLSFVDQKMGTWPIIIVSNPKHALYSMPSHEPVGRMLHSTHIRVLVFSPAHIEYVRISIDSVFLGEGKRSGGPLYTLRWDPQSYASGIHQLTISVKDEKHGLRIISQPFSLDNTSLSFSLFPRLILMWNMSTLCQLLFWSIWLFSFLPLVILRFLHIPILVPSEFTGCLVKFLQNWMNRFYLLTATNRIFWPLAVFHVYIAVGPWFIGRVLDEYIGVCFVFGLYVDGQLLPLHSTYAYGFLFILFFNIPLILLLGMYLERAATPTRDSTRTRCASKYAPHRLLIDHWAMTLLLIFHCYCAVAGIFLAYGTMAFLLGPLLTWSVILQLTLWFLAARGKPVATVSNGLIIIPAPVSGRTSRPL; translated from the exons ATGGCAATTTCTATCAGATATTGTATTGTTATCACAATTATACTGATTATCTGTACATTTATTACCTATCTGTGTGACGAGATATCCGTTACGCAGTCATCATCAGGAGACCCAGGCCGCCAGGCGAAAACACCCCCGGCCCCTGTCCCTGATGATAGTTATGATAATCTCTTCTGGTTTGTTCAG ATTACTGACCTTCACATAAGTCGTTTCAATGATCCTGGCAAAAAGATGCTTTTAAAAGATTTCTGTCAAAAGGATTTAGCGTTGATAAACCCCGATGTTACTCTAGTAACTG GTGATATGACACATGCTAAAGGCGCTGATCATCTAGAGTCTGGACAGTACATCGATGAATGGCAAgattataatagaattataaCAGAGTCAGGAATCCTGAATAAAACAGTATGGCTCGATATTAGAGGCAATCATG ATGTGTTTAATGTACCCTATTTGAATAGcgatttgaattatttcaa GGAGTTCTCACAACAGGGGAAAAAGCATTTATCCTCCTATCATTACACGCATAAGAAGAAATTTGGACGTTATTCGTTTATTGGGGTTGATGCGTGTCCAGTTCCGGGTCCTAAACGACCGTTTAATTTCTTCGGAATGGTTTCAGCG AATGAATTTAAGAGTCTGACTAATTATAAATTAGCTGCTGATGCGTCTAACGTGACTATCTGGTTTGGTCATTATCCTACTTCAACGATTCACAGTCCAGCTCCCGGTATCCGGCATTTAATGAG GGACAGTTCGGCTTATTTGTGTGGCCATTTACACACTTTAGGTGATCTAGTTATGAACATGTACGCCAAACAAAAATCCGGAAATCTAgagctggaacttggagactGGAAAGACAACAGAAT gtttcGATTGTTAGTAATAGATCACGATCTGTTATCATTCGTTGATCAGAAAATGGGAACGTGGCCTATAATAATAGTATCGAATCCTAAACATGCGTTATATTCAATGCCTTCGCATGAACCAGTTGGAAGAATGTTACATTCAACTCATATCAG GGTATTAGTATTTTCACCGGCACATATTGAGTATGTTCGTATAAGTATTGACTCAGTATTTCTTGGAGAGGGTAAACGATCAGGAGGCCCTCTCTACACTTTACGCTGGGATCCGCAAAGCTACGCTTCAGGAATTCATCAATTAACCATTTCTGTCAAG GACGAAAAGCATGGATTGCGTATAATATCTCAGCCATTCTCTTTGGATAACACTAGTTTAAGCTTTAGTTTATTCCCTCGGCTGATTCTCATGTGGAATATGTCTACACTT TGTCAGTTGTTATTCTGGAGTATTTGGCTGTTCTCATTCTTACCATTAGTAATTCTGCGGTTTCTGCATATTCCTATATTAG TTCCCAGTGAATTCACTGGTTGTTTGGTGAAATTCCTGCAGAATTGGATGAACAGATTCTATTTGTTGACTGCAACTAATAGAATATTTTGGCCACTAGCAGTTTTCCATGTTTACATCGCCGTGG GACCGTGGTTTATTGGTCGTGTTTTAGATGAGTATATCGGAGTGTGTTTTGTGTTTGGTCTATATGTTGATGGTCAACTGCTTCCATTGCATTCCACATATGCGTACGGTTTTCTATTT atattatttttcaatattccgTTGATTCTGTTGTTGGGGATGTACCTCGAACGTGCTGCTACCCCGACTCGTGATTCTACGAGGACAAGGTGTGCGTCTAAATATGCCCCTCATCGCCTTCTAATAGATCACTGGGCGATGACTTtgttattgatatttcattgttattgCGCTGTGGCCGGTATCTTCTTGGCGTATGGAACTATGGCGTTTCTGTTGGGCCCTTTGTTGACTTGGTCGGTGATATTGCAGTTAACCCTCTGGTTTCTGGCCGCGCGTGGTAAACCCGTCGCTACTGTCTCCAATGGACTGATAATAATACCTGCTCCAGTTTCCGGACGTACAAGTAGGCCGTTATGA